Proteins from a single region of Methanobacteriaceae archaeon:
- a CDS encoding TetR/AcrR family transcriptional regulator, with product MSIKDRREREKEQRRNDIINAAEKLFFARGYDEVSMNDIAQEVELSKATLYLYFANKEELFFAIVLRGTLILNSKIKEEVENAEKGIEKVSAFRKAYYEFTKNYRDYIRLYTYFQSGRFDIKRIMNNEYLNCVVSQINKCPPSPSTSQEEQVANQYLNKIMELRSERFSIMCNSIQTGIDDGTIRSDVDPIEAAVLLSSISKRMSDIPPDHEKILESRGIDHDKFVNDVEDLIRHMIMNYNNKQ from the coding sequence ATGTCCATTAAAGATCGAAGGGAAAGAGAAAAAGAACAAAGGCGGAATGACATTATTAATGCCGCTGAAAAATTATTCTTTGCCAGGGGCTATGATGAAGTTTCCATGAATGACATCGCCCAGGAAGTTGAACTGAGCAAAGCAACTCTTTATCTTTACTTTGCCAACAAAGAAGAACTTTTTTTTGCCATTGTTCTGCGTGGAACATTGATTTTGAATTCAAAAATTAAAGAAGAAGTTGAAAATGCAGAAAAGGGAATTGAAAAAGTCTCTGCTTTTCGTAAGGCTTATTATGAATTCACCAAAAATTACAGAGATTACATACGACTATATACCTATTTCCAATCAGGTAGATTTGATATTAAAAGAATAATGAATAATGAGTATCTTAACTGTGTAGTCAGCCAGATCAATAAATGCCCTCCTAGCCCCTCAACCTCACAGGAAGAACAGGTCGCTAACCAATATCTAAATAAGATCATGGAATTGCGATCAGAAAGGTTCTCTATCATGTGTAACTCCATTCAAACCGGTATCGATGATGGAACCATACGCTCCGATGTAGATCCAATTGAAGCAGCCGTTTTGCTATCATCTATTTCCAAACGAATGTCAGATATTCCTCCGGATCATGAAAAAATCCTGGAAAGCCGAGGGATCGACCATGACAAGTTTGTAAACGATGTTGAAGATTTAATACGCCACATGATAATGAATTATAATAATAAACAATAG
- a CDS encoding pro-sigmaK processing inhibitor BofA family protein, which produces MEILTMVILGIILLVLGVLGVGLLLKLGKIALSILVHMILGWVLLFIWNILPFFKIPINILTLLVAGFGGIVGVGVLILAKAMGFY; this is translated from the coding sequence ATGGAAATCCTGACCATGGTGATCCTGGGCATTATCCTACTGGTATTGGGAGTTTTAGGAGTTGGACTGCTCTTGAAACTGGGGAAAATTGCCCTAAGCATCCTGGTGCACATGATACTGGGATGGGTGCTTCTTTTCATCTGGAACATACTCCCATTTTTCAAGATCCCCATCAACATTTTAACCTTACTGGTTGCAGGTTTTGGAGGAATAGTTGGAGTGGGCGTGCTTATTTTGGCCAAAGCAATGGGCTTTTATTAA
- a CDS encoding DUF4405 domain-containing protein, translating into MKKLYVLLLIAILTPIAVYAWNDCPYGLLNDPFPGQCPRYVDTNHDNICDHSQSPGSKSTNTSSSIVSKGNVENGSNRSFSKINKAHSISNENYYLLPLTTTLTIIYLISYLLYLEKRLKRRIYYKIWNIILILSFLVTGVTGLLMVIFINYGIQSSWNLTIDFWHAEFAIIMAFSTLFHFHLYWKQLKKIF; encoded by the coding sequence GTGAAAAAATTGTATGTTTTGCTATTAATAGCCATCCTCACTCCAATCGCAGTTTATGCCTGGAATGACTGCCCCTATGGACTTTTAAATGATCCTTTTCCAGGTCAATGCCCCCGTTATGTGGATACCAACCATGACAATATTTGTGATCATTCCCAATCACCCGGCTCTAAATCAACCAATACCAGTTCAAGTATTGTCAGCAAAGGAAATGTTGAAAATGGAAGCAATAGGAGTTTTTCTAAGATTAATAAAGCCCATTCTATCTCCAATGAAAACTATTACCTCTTACCTTTGACCACCACCCTTACCATCATATACTTAATTAGCTACCTTCTTTACCTGGAAAAACGCCTTAAACGAAGGATTTATTATAAAATCTGGAATATTATCCTTATCCTGAGTTTCCTGGTTACTGGAGTAACTGGTCTGTTAATGGTGATCTTCATCAACTATGGGATTCAATCTTCCTGGAACTTAACCATAGATTTCTGGCATGCTGAATTTGCCATTATAATGGCCTTCAGCACACTATTCCACTTCCACCTATACTGGAAACAGCTGAAAAAGATTTTTTAA
- the mcrB gene encoding coenzyme-B sulfoethylthiotransferase subunit beta encodes MPTYEDKIDLYGADGKLLEGDVPLEAVSPMLNPTIENIVQEVKRSVAVNLSGIEKSLEKAAYGGKSNFIPGRELKLPIVENVDVIAAKIEKMIRVNDEDDFNLKLINKGEQLLVQLPSQRLKMAGDYTVSTMVTGSAVVQAIIDTFNVDKFEASAVKTAVLGKYPQSVDFSGANVSALLGPPQLLEGMGYGLRNIMANHVVAMTKKNTLNAVALSSLLEQTANFEMGDAVGAFERFHLLGLAYQGLNANNLVFDLVKENGKGTVGTVVTSLVERAVDDGVIKVAKTMPSGYKIYEPVDWALWNAYAAAGLVSSVIVNIGASRAAQGVASTLLYYNDILEFETSLPGVDYGRVEGTGVGMSFFSHSIYGGGGPGIFHGNHVVTRHSKGFAVPCTAAAMCMDAGTQMFSPEATSGLVGTIYSDIEYFKEPLKYIADGAREIKDKI; translated from the coding sequence ATGCCAACCTATGAAGACAAAATAGACCTATATGGCGCAGATGGGAAGCTTTTAGAGGGCGATGTCCCACTAGAAGCGGTAAGTCCAATGTTGAATCCCACAATAGAGAATATTGTGCAAGAAGTCAAACGGTCCGTTGCAGTTAACTTATCCGGAATTGAAAAATCACTGGAAAAAGCAGCTTACGGCGGTAAATCTAATTTTATTCCAGGTAGGGAACTAAAGCTACCCATTGTAGAAAACGTTGATGTTATTGCAGCAAAAATTGAGAAGATGATCCGGGTTAATGATGAAGACGATTTCAACCTCAAGCTCATTAACAAAGGAGAACAGTTACTGGTTCAATTACCATCCCAGAGACTGAAAATGGCTGGAGATTACACAGTTTCCACCATGGTTACTGGATCAGCAGTTGTGCAAGCTATTATTGATACCTTTAATGTGGACAAATTTGAAGCTTCAGCTGTTAAAACTGCTGTTTTGGGTAAATACCCCCAGTCTGTTGATTTTTCAGGTGCTAATGTCAGTGCTTTACTGGGCCCACCACAGTTACTGGAAGGTATGGGCTACGGTTTGAGAAACATAATGGCCAACCATGTGGTAGCCATGACCAAGAAAAACACTTTAAACGCTGTAGCATTATCCTCACTTTTAGAACAAACAGCTAACTTCGAAATGGGTGATGCTGTAGGTGCATTTGAAAGATTCCACCTTTTAGGATTAGCTTACCAGGGTCTAAACGCCAACAACCTAGTATTTGACCTGGTAAAAGAAAATGGTAAAGGAACCGTAGGTACAGTTGTTACTTCTTTAGTTGAAAGAGCAGTTGATGATGGAGTTATAAAAGTGGCTAAGACCATGCCATCAGGATACAAAATCTACGAACCAGTTGACTGGGCATTATGGAATGCATACGCAGCAGCTGGACTTGTAAGTTCCGTTATCGTGAATATCGGGGCTTCCCGAGCAGCCCAGGGAGTTGCATCCACCCTACTCTACTACAACGACATACTTGAATTTGAAACCAGTCTCCCTGGTGTAGACTACGGCCGTGTAGAAGGAACCGGTGTGGGAATGAGCTTCTTCTCTCACTCCATCTACGGAGGAGGAGGTCCAGGTATCTTCCACGGAAACCACGTTGTAACCCGGCACAGTAAAGGATTCGCAGTGCCATGTACAGCGGCAGCAATGTGTATGGACGCTGGAACACAGATGTTTTCACCAGAAGCAACATCTGGATTGGTGGGAACCATATACAGCGACATTGAATATTTCAAAGAGCCTCTTAAGTACATAGCTGATGGAGCTCGTGAAATAAAAGACAAGATTTAG
- a CDS encoding argininosuccinate synthase: MEKVVLAFSGGLDTSVCIKLLEEKYNKQVITACVDVGQPDDEITRPANLSRQMGLEHYTIDAKDEFASEFIFRAIKANAVYEGYPLSTALARPLIAIKIVELADKVGAEAIAHGCTGKGNDQFRFESIIRSFSDCEVIAPIRDLNLTRTEEVSYAESHGIPLPSDKLYSIDENLWGRSIEGDILEDPMVETPEEAFSWTRSTEDAPDEAEIIEISFEEGVPTEINGELLGPLDIIKKSNEIAGLHGIGRVDIMEDRIIGLKSRENYETPGAVLLINAHQALEQLVLTRDELKFSEIVSQTYSELVYNGLWHEPLREDLDQLIDNMQGRVSGTVRLKLHKGSMRILGRQSPFSLYQEEAVSFEDKEMDQREMAGMVKNYGIQAACYQDICRRK, translated from the coding sequence ATGGAAAAAGTGGTTCTAGCGTTCAGCGGTGGGCTGGACACCTCAGTATGCATAAAATTACTCGAAGAAAAATATAATAAGCAAGTTATAACTGCCTGTGTTGATGTTGGGCAGCCAGACGATGAAATTACAAGACCTGCAAATTTATCAAGGCAAATGGGTCTTGAACATTACACCATTGATGCCAAAGATGAGTTCGCAAGTGAATTTATCTTCCGGGCCATTAAAGCAAATGCTGTTTATGAAGGTTATCCCCTCTCAACTGCGCTTGCCAGACCTCTTATAGCCATTAAAATCGTTGAACTGGCTGATAAAGTTGGTGCTGAAGCAATTGCTCATGGTTGTACTGGAAAGGGCAATGATCAGTTCCGTTTCGAGTCCATTATCAGATCATTCTCAGATTGTGAGGTTATAGCCCCCATAAGGGATTTGAACCTAACCAGAACAGAAGAAGTTAGCTATGCAGAGTCTCATGGAATCCCCTTACCTTCAGATAAGCTTTACAGTATAGACGAGAACTTGTGGGGACGTTCCATAGAAGGAGATATACTGGAGGATCCCATGGTGGAAACTCCTGAAGAAGCCTTTAGCTGGACACGTTCTACTGAGGATGCGCCTGATGAAGCTGAAATTATTGAAATATCCTTTGAAGAAGGTGTTCCCACTGAAATTAACGGAGAACTCCTTGGTCCCCTGGACATCATCAAAAAATCTAATGAAATTGCAGGATTGCATGGAATTGGCCGGGTGGACATAATGGAAGACCGAATAATCGGCCTAAAATCTAGGGAGAACTATGAAACTCCAGGAGCTGTACTTTTAATTAATGCCCACCAGGCACTGGAACAGCTGGTTTTAACCCGGGATGAGTTGAAGTTCTCAGAGATTGTATCCCAAACTTACTCTGAACTGGTTTACAATGGATTGTGGCATGAGCCACTCCGTGAAGACCTGGATCAGCTCATAGACAACATGCAGGGACGTGTTTCTGGAACAGTGCGTTTGAAACTGCATAAAGGTAGCATGCGCATTCTGGGAAGACAATCACCATTCAGCCTGTATCAGGAAGAAGCTGTTTCGTTTGAAGATAAAGAGATGGATCAGCGGGAAATGGCAGGTATGGTCAAGAATTATGGGATCCAGGCGGCCTGTTATCAGGATATTTGCCGTAGGAAATAG